Proteins encoded in a region of the Xylocopa sonorina isolate GNS202 chromosome 1, iyXylSono1_principal, whole genome shotgun sequence genome:
- the Didum gene encoding dilute class unconventional myosin isoform X4 — translation MRGLRFRGARASLVFLRCDIETGSNGGKVWVPHPEKVWEGAVLLEDYKLNQPTLKVHTDDSNQTKVLHIKSDTDLPPLRNPDILIGENNLTSLSFLHEPAVLYNLQIRFQRHYIYTYCGIVLVAFNPYNELPIYGNDTIWAYRGQAMGDLEPHIFAVAEEAYTKLEREGHDQSIIVSGESGAGKTVSAKYTMRYFATVGGSTTETQVEKKVLASLPIMEAIGNAKTTRNDNSSRFGKFIEIQFNKHYHITGASMRTYLLEKSRVVFQAYEERNYHIFYQMCAAASRLPHLHLDHQNKFHYLNQGNNPKIDGVDDLVCFDETITALTMLGFSSKQQDDMLRILAAIIHLGNVNIENSDSQNSVNENDTEASFIHPSDKHLLTICELLGTDVNAMRKWLCHRKIVSMREVFLKPMNVEQAIGARDALAKHIYAELFNWIVTGINNSLQSQNKPQCFIGVLDIYGFETFEINSFEQFCINYANEKLQQQFNQHVFKLEQEEYFKEEIEWTFIDFYDNQPCIDLIETKLGILDLLDEECRMPKGSDGSWAEKLYAKCGKSKHFEKPRFGTSAFLIHHFADLVQYETIGFLEKNRDTVIEEQVDVLRNGDNKLLKKLFSEEDPKLVVPSNVRVKVSAQKPVLSTPKQNKKTVGSQFRDSLNMLMSTLNATTPHYVRCIKPNDTKEAFEYNPVRAVQQLRACGVLETIRISAAGFPSQRTYIEFFHRYRSLCRFKDIRRDDFKETCRRILGRYIKDEDKFKFGKTKVLFRAGQVAYLEKLRAERQRDACIVIQKTVRGLICRSMYKKVRHAVLGLQRYGRGYIARQKAQAVREERAAIKIQARVKGWLKRRRYLQTKRTILGIQTFGRGKLARQRYELMKDNAAAIVVQRFARGYLVRMACKKKLNDIITVQSCVRRYLAKKVFKRLKAEARSVEHVKSLNKGLEKKIITLQQKITELTKENQSLKNVQNEMVELKHKLDGFKSVDAEYKKLSAVLIEKEKELEKVQDIIKLERDEKMDILQDKERCNQEKEAENQKLQSEIEKLQKELSVAKEKLKNNQRGAEENLKYRLEQEKDLLLLDQDQDRGAYQKLLKEYHELEQHAEMLEQKLAMHAPAHSRSLSNASSNSGQIPGPTELPHDDQNIDLGYGSVRSTASSSTPYSRVETIDWNQHRSDSPPDGEVQPHADGPTHAPVDIGLVLKLQQRLKDVEKEKGRLIRIVEDLERDTPEETSRTQDTFRLQELEMENAQLKRDLGTLRKSVAATGKAGAHQNLMGQFDALQEELERRREECIQLHSVLADNTQRMKSLGSNYGRDVDIINEDGELVLAFETQKKINSSLKRKRRASREQLEDELQMKEKGWRAQRDEWMAEIDRLQEEIEKQQRLLSINLSKSPQTQTEAYMQHEIARLTTENLDLQEKYDKIAEECRKFKRQCKILTKRLRDAGLPDTTESTADSAIMSSTSHTRDNGASNLPAIRKKERDYEGIFEFRKEDINVIIRHLVIDLKPRVAVTLLPGLPAYILFMCIRHTDCINDDEKVRLLLTTYLNVVKRVVKKREDFDSSVLWLSNTLRLLHCMKQYSGDKPFQIKNTPRQNEQCLRNFDLSEYRVVLSNLALWVFGNIVTNVKERIQALTVPALLEHEAISGVNSNKLGRPRSSSMGEEPESTQQKLDKLLTELTSVYKTLQYHGVDPEIVVQLFKQLFYFMCASALNNLLLRNELCRWTKGMQIRYNLSHLEQWGKDRKLETVSEALEPIVQAAQLLQARKTDEDVNSVCEMCNKLTANQIVKILNLYTPADDFEKRVPVSFIKKVQAKLSERGENNEQLLMDLMYSYPVRFPFNPSDIRLEDIEVPEVLHLPMLKKV, via the exons ATGAGAGGGTTGCGTTTCAGAGGCGCCAGAGCTTCCCTTGTATTTCTGCGATGCGACATTGAAACAGGCTCGAAC GGTGGTAAGGTATGGGTGCCACATCCGGAGAAAGTTTGGGAAGGCGCGGTTCTTTTGGAGGATTACAAATTGAACCAGCCGACGTTGAAGGTCCACACGGACGACTCGAATCAGACGAAGGTGTTGCATATAAAATCGGACACCGATCTACCACCGTTGAGGAACCCCGACATACTCATAGGGGAGAATAATCTGACGTCGTTGTCGTTCCTGCACGAACCGGCCGTACTCTACAATCTTCAAATCCGTTTCCAGCGACACTACATTTACACGTACTGCGGCATCGTTCTGGTCGCTTTTAATCCGTACAATGAACTCCCGATTTACGGGAACGACACGATTTGGGCGTACAGAGGGCAAGCGATGGGCGATCTGGAGCCCCATATATTCGCTGTCGCCGAGGAGGCGTACACGAAGTTGGAAAG GGAAGGCCACGATCAGTCCATCATCGTTTCCGGCGAGTCTGGAGCCGGGAAAACAGTGTCCGCGAAATACACGATGCGATATTTCGCCACTGTCGGCGGTTCCACGACCGAAACGCAGGTAGAGAAGAAGGTGCTCGCGTCCCTGCCGATCATGGAGGCGATTGGTAACGCGAAGACAACTAGAAACGATAATTCATCGAGGTTCGGGAAGTTTATCGAAATACAATTCAATAAACACTACCACATCACTGGGGCTAGTATGAGAACTTATCTGCTGGAAAAGTCGAGGGTCGTGTTCCAG GCGTACGAGGAAAGGAATTATCACATATTTTACCAAATGTGCGCAGCGGCGTCGCGTCTACCGCACTTGCACTTAGACCACCAGAACAAGTTCCACTATTTAAATCAAGGGAACAATCCCAAGATAGACGGTGTGGACGACCTGGTGTGTTTCGACGAGACGATAACCGCGCTCACCATGCTCGGGTTCTCGTCGAAACAGCAGGACGATATGCTTCGCATTCTAGCGGCCATTATTCATTTAGGGAATGTAAATATAGAGAATTCCGATAGCCAGAATTCGGTCAACGAAAACGACACCGAGGCCAGCTTCATTCAC CCATCGGACAAGCATCTTTTAACGATCTGCGAGTTGTTGGGCACCGATGTGAACGCGATGCGAAAATGGCTGTGTCACAGGAAGATCGTCTCGATGAGGGAAGTGTTCCTGAAGCCTATGAATGTCGAGCAGGCGATCGGCGCCAGAGACGCGCTCGCGAAGCACATTTACGCGGAATTGTTCAATTGGATCGTAACCGGTATCAACAATTCGTTGCAATCGCAGAACAAACCGCAGTGTTTCATCGGTGTCCTCGACATTTACGGCTTCGAGACGTTCGAGATCAACTCGTTCGAACAGTTCTGCATAAATTACGCGAACGAGAAGCTCCAGCAACAGTTCAACCAGCACGTATTCAAACTCGAACAGGAGGAGTACTTTAAAGAGGAAATCGAATGGACTTTCATAGACTTCTATGACAATCAACCGTGTATCGATCTTATAGAGACGAAACTGGGTATCCTCGATCTGCTGGACGAGGAGTGCAGG ATGCCAAAGGGCTCGGACGGCTCGTGGGCAGAGAAACTTTACGCGAAATGCGGCAAGTCGAAGCACTTCGAGAAGCCACGATTCGGAACTTCGGCCTTCTTGATCCACCATTTCGCGGACCTGGTGCAATACGAAACCATCGGATTCTTAGAGAAGAATAGGGACACCGTTATCGAGGAGCAAGTCGATGTACTGCGAAACGGAGAT AACAAACTATTGAAGAAGTTGTTCAGCGAGGAAGATCCGAAGCTCGTAGTACCGTCGAACGTGAGGGTGAAGGTATCCGCCCAGAAGCCAGTGCTGAGTACACCCAAGCAGAATAAGAAAACG GTAGGATCGCAGTTCCGTGACTCGCTGAACATGCTAATGTCGACATTAAACGCGACCACCCCGCATTACGTGCGGTGTATCAAGCCGAACGATACGAAGGAGGCTTTCGAGTACAATCCGGTACGCGCTGTCCAGCAATTACGAGCATGCGGTGTTTTGGAGACGATCAGGATATCCGCAGCCGGGTTTCCCAGTCAGAGAACGTACATCGAGTTCTTTCACAGATACAGGAGCCTCTGCAGGTTCAAGGATATACGACGAGACGACTTTAAAGAGACCTGTCGACGCATATTGGGGAG GTACATCAAGGATGAGGACAAATTTAAATTCGGCAAGACGAAGGTGCTCTTCCGGGCAGGCCAAGTGGCCTACTTGGAGAAGCTGCGAGCGGAGAGACAACGCGACGCTTGTATCGTGATCCAGAAAACGGTACGCGGTCTGATCTGTCGCAGCATGTACAAAAAGGTGCGACACGCTGTGCTGGGCCTTCAAAGGTACGGAAGGGGTTACATCGCGAGGCAGAAAGCTCAGGCGGTGAGGGAGGAAAGAGCCGCGATAAAAATCCAGGCTCGCGTCAAAGGCTGGCTGAAGAGGCGTCGGTACCTTCAGACAAAGCGCACAATCCTTGGTATCCAGACGTTTGGCAGAGGGAAACTGGCAAGACAGAGATACGAATTGATGAAGGACAACGCCGCGGCGATCGTTGTTCAGAGATTCGCGAGGGGATACCTTGTGCGGATGGCGTGCAAGAAGAAGTTGAACGATATAATTACTGTACAGTCCTGCGTTCGAAGGTACTTGGCGAAGAAGGTGTTCAAACGTCTGAAGGCTGAAGCGAGAAGCGTGGAGCACGTGAAATCGTTGAACAAGGGTTTGGAAAAGAAGATCATTACGCTGCAGCAAAAGATCACCGAGCTT ACGAAAGAAAATCAATCGTTAAAGAACGTTCAAAACGAAATGGTGGAATTGAAACACAAACTGGACGGATTCAAGTCGGTGGACGCGGAATATAAAAAACTGAGCGCGGTGCTcatagagaaagagaaagaattgGAAAAAGTACAGGACATAATCAAACTGGAAAGAGATGAGAAGATGGACATTTTACAG GACAAAGAAAGGTGTAACCAAGAGAAGGAGGCGGAGAATCAGAAGCTCCAGAGCGAGATCGAGAAGTTACAGAAAGAACTATCGGTGGCCAAGGAGAAACTGAAGAACAACCAACGCGGTGCCGAGGAGAATTTGAAGTACCGATTGGAACAAGAGAAAGATCTCCTCCTGTTGGACCAGGATCAGGACCGGGGTGCATATCAGAAACTATTGAAAGAATACCACGAATTGGAACAGCATGCTGAGATGCTGGAGCAAAAACTCGCAATGCACGCTCCCGCGCATTCGCGTTCTCTCAGCAATGCTTCCAGCAATAGCGGACAGATCCCTGGACCCACGGAACTTCCGCACGACGATCAGAATATC GATTTGGGTTACGGATCGGTGAGATCGACAGCTTCTTCTTCGACGCCTTACTCGCGAGTGGAGACGATCGACTGGAATCAGCATAGATCCGACAGCCCACCGGATGGAGAGGTTCAGCCGCATGCCGATGGACCGACGCACGCACCGGTTGACATCGGCCTAGTATTGAAACTTCAACAGAGATTGAAGGACGttgagaaagagaaagggagatTGATCAGGATTGTAGAAGATCTGGAGCGCGATACTCCTGAGGAAACTTCGAGGACGCAAGACACGTTTAGG CTCCAAGAACTGGAAATGGAGAATGCTCAGTTGAAGAGAGATTTAGGCACGCTAAGAAAAAGCGTGGCTGCGACAGGCAAGGCGGGTGCACACCAAAATCTCATGG GACAATTCGACGCACTCCAAGAGGAGCTTGAGAGAAGACGAGAAGAATGTATTCAACTGCACAGCGTGCTGGCAGATAATACACAGAGAATGAAGAGTCTAGGCTCGAATTATGGCCGAGACGTGGACATCATTAATGAAGACGGGGAGCTGGTACTCGCCTTTGAGACACAGAAAAAGATCAACAG TAGTCTTAAGAGAAAGCGAAGGGCGTCAAGAGA GCAATTGGAGGACGAGCTACAAATGAAGGAGAAAGGGTGGAGGGCGCAGAGGGACGAGTGGATGGCGGAAATCGATAGGCTTCAGGAAGAAATTGAGAAACAACAGAGATTGCTGTCCATAAATTTGAGCAAATCCCCGCAGACTCAGACCGAGGCTTATATGCAACACGAAATCGCCAGGCTAACTACCGAGAATCTG GACCTGCAAGAGAAATACGACAAAATAGCTGAAGAGTGCAGGAAATTCAAGAGACAATGTAAAATACTTACGAAACGTCTGAGAGATGCAGGCT TACCAGATACTACAGAATCTACAGCCGATTCCGCGATAATGTCTTCCACCAGTCACACGCGAGATAATGGTGCAAGTAATTTGCCAGCAATTCGTAAGAAAGAAAGGGACTACGAAGGTATATTCGAGTTCAGGAAAGAAGACATCAACGTGATAATACGTCACCTCGTTATTG ATTTGAAACCGAGGGTCGCGGTAACGTTACTTCCCGGTCTACCGGCCTATATTCTTTTCATGTGTATACGACATACGGACTGTATAAATGACGATGAGAAAGTGAGATTGTTACTAACGACCTACCTCAATGTTGTGAAACGTGTAGTAAAGAAACGCGAGGACTTCGATTCTAGTGTGCTCTGGCTTAGTAACACCTTAAGACTGTTGCATTGCATGAAACAGTATTCCGGAGACAAACCGTTTCAAATAAAGAACACTCCAAGGCAGAACGAGCAGTGTCTCAGAAACTTTGATCTAAGCGAGTATCGGGTCGTGTTGAGCAACCTGGCGCTATGGGTTTTCGGCAACATCGTGACGAACGTTAAGGAGAGAATTCAGGCCCTGACCGTCCCAGCTCTCCTCGAACACGAGGCCATATCGGGCGTGAATTCGAACAAACTTGGCCGACCACGATCCTCCTCCATGGGAGAAGAACCAGAATCGACTCAACAGAAGCTCGACAAACTTCTGACCGAGCTCACATCGGTCTACAAAACTCTTCAGTACCACGGTGTGGATCCCGAGATCGTAGTGCAACTTTTCAAACAATTGTTCTACTTCATGTGCGCCAGTGCCCTGAATAATTTGCTCCTGAGAAATGAACTTTGCCGGTGGACAAAGGGCATGCAAATAAG GTATAATTTGAGTCATTTGGAGCAATGGGGAAAGGACCGAAAATTGGAGACGGTATCCGAGGCTCTGGAGCCTATCGTACAAGCGGCGCAGCTTTTACAGGCTCGTAAGACCGACGAGGATGTGAATTCTGTTTGCGAAATGTGCAACAAATTAACCGCGAATCAAATAGTGAAAATTCTAAATTTATACACACCCGCTGACGATTTTGAGAAACGCGTGCCCGTCTCATTTATCAAGAAGGTGCAGGCTAAATTGAGTGAACGTGGCGAGAACAACGAACAA CTGCTGATGGATCTGATGTATTCGTACCCGGTAAGGTTCCCATTCAATCCATCGGACATTCGGTTGGAAGATATCGAAGTACCGGAAGTACTTCACTTGCCCATGCTCAAAAAGGTGTAA